The following is a genomic window from Capnocytophaga stomatis.
CTTGTAAGTGCTCTTTTCAAATTTCCTTTTGTAAAAGAAGTTTTTTTGGATAATAATTACATCTCAATAACCAAACACGATGTTGTTGATTGGTATGATGTGGTAATGGAATTGCGAGAATTTATTCGAAATTACCTTGTTCAAGGAAATACTGTTATTTTATCCGGAGGGATTAAAAAGCGAATAGAAAAAGAGGAAAAGAAAGAAAATAGAATTATTACTACGGATATAACTTCTCAGAAAATAGTTTCAATTCTCGACCAATATATAAAACCAGCGGTAACTCTTGACGGTGGAAATATTGATTTTATTTCGTACAATTCTGATACTCATTTGGTTGAAGTTGTTTTGCAAGGAGCTTGTAGTGGTTGTCCTTCATCAACACAAACATTGAAAAATGGTATCGAATCAATTTTGAAGGAACAACTACAAAATCCTAATATTCAAGTTGTTGCCATAAATGGTTAATCTCTGATTTTTAAGTCGTTACCTACAGCCGATTGTTACAAAAATTTCAAATACGAAAATTAAATTTTGCAGAAAAAGTTATTCTGCTTAACGTCTTATTTTTTGTAATTATCCATTTGCTTACAAATCTGGTTGGGCTTTCACAATATCAAATTAACAACTGGATAGGCTTACCTCAAAGCATAAAAGAATTTTTTGCAAAACCTTGGACAATAATTACTTATTCCTTTTTTCACGCTGGTTTTCAGCATTTATTTTGGAATATGTTGATATTATTTTTTACGGGGCGAATATTCTTCAATTTATTCAATAAAAAGCAATTTATCAGAGTTTATTGTGCCGGAATTATTTTCAGCGGAATGTCATTTTTGTTGATAGATACGCTATTTCCTCTTTTGTTCGATGGTTCTATTTTGTTGGGTGCATCGGGGGCAATTATGGCTTTGTTAGTGTTTGTTGC
Proteins encoded in this region:
- a CDS encoding NifU family protein, translated to MTDITLSIQTTNNPEIIKLEVSKALVKGSYEFKNIDEAKNSPLAKQLFYLPFIKTVYISSNFIALKRYPIVEWEDVQEEVAEQVLEYIKSGKELITNDSAEVKNPVTVYAESTPNPAVMKFVVNKQLVPEIFEYKSSDEAKDAPLVSALFKFPFVKEVFLDNNYISITKHDVVDWYDVVMELREFIRNYLVQGNTVILSGGIKKRIEKEEKKENRIITTDITSQKIVSILDQYIKPAVTLDGGNIDFISYNSDTHLVEVVLQGACSGCPSSTQTLKNGIESILKEQLQNPNIQVVAING